The region tggctcTACGGGAAAGGTCAGGGGTCAACAAAGTGAGTAGGACTCAACCTCAGGGGAGCATGAATATATGGACCAAAAGTACTATTGAATAGGAATCCATTCAAAAGCTGTTAATCATACTCTGAACCAAAAACGTCAATCTGCTGATGGATTGGGAAAACTTTcacctgctggtggcactagagTTAAAACCAGATTAGCACCAGTCAGTAGGACTCATCTTCTGGGGAGTAGGAATATCTGTGCAAAATTTTAATCACACAACTCACCAAATACTTGTTAACCTACTTCACACTGGTCCAAAGCTAACATTACTATCCTTAGATCAGTGACACAGTCTTTACAAGTCATTACAATATTCTCACATTGCTTTCATGTTGTTCTTTGGCTCCAGAGGGATCTCAAGAACTTTGGTGCCATGAATAATCTTCTCAAAACTGGTGGTCGTAACCGTCTTGCCAGTGATGCGGTGGACTTGATAGAAGGCGTGCGGCTTGAGGATGCGCTCGTCTGCTGTACCGATGAAGATCTGCAGGCCGAGCGGCTCCTTGCCTCTGTAGCCATGTAACTGCagacacaaagaaataaaacaaaaagactgaCGTTTCTTTGACTGCACTGAAAGCTCCCCCTGTCAGACgatgaaacagaaacatgaaggAAACATGTAAGACATTTTTAACTTGATATGTTTGTTCAGAGACCTCCTGTTGTAACTCTGCCTTTCCAGATGTTGTTCCCCCCCTGGAGGTTTCTAATCAGTGTCAGACCCACGTGTAAAAGCATGAGTCTCCTCTCTGCAGCCTTGAACGGGAGCCAGCGGAGAACTCACATCCTACAACCTTGTACGCGTTCTTTCATAAGTGAAAGAAGAACCGAAGCCAGATCCAGTCTTTCACCGACATGCTTTTTATATTAAGAGAAGTGAAACTCTCATGCACAGCCGACCTGCATTATACCTCTTTTGAATGTCATGCAGCagaaataatagtaatagtaaataGGTGAAGCTGTGAACTAAAGatagagaggcagaaagagacagagagagagaggggagaggttACTTTTAACCAGAGACTGCCTCTTGAGGAAACCTGCAAAAACCACAAAGCATCAACTTGCATCTAAATGTTGTTTTCGTGCAAACAGTGGAGTGCATCACCTTTATCAGAGAATATAACAAACTTTCCAAACTGATGGAACAAACATGGTAGGTAACTTCTTCTATAAACTACAGGAAAATGTAATTGCAGTAAATCTAATTGCATGTTagactttaactttatttaagaTCTATTACACTGTCTGACCACTTGTCTCTAATGCTTAGAGAGCTGCAGCTTAACACATACACTGTTCCTTTTAATGGtggtcagaaaaaaaacactacatacATCATGTGCATGAACCACATAGTAGAAATAATTATCTCAGACATCACAGCAGCTGCTGAATGGAGCAGAAACTATGGCAACATGAATGACCATGCTGGCTCCATATCCAGGTAGCTGACACACTGAGTGAAACAGAGGAAGCTGACTGCAAACACTCAACAGACCATGTGAGCAGTTGGGCCGGTTGTCATGGCAGTGGCAGGAGCAGTGAGTCATGACACAGAGCAGTGTAGGAAAAGTAAAGTGGAGGGTACGatgctcagagagagagagcgggagagagggagagtgggagagtgggaagaaggaaaaacagagaaagcgAAGGAGGAGCGGAGGAAGGGAAAGACGAGGTGAAGGAGTGCAGCTGTGGTTAGCCAGGCCTGACCATCTGATTGGCCTGGCAAACCAGGCAGAACTGACCTCGGAGTGACGCCTTTGGGGATGGGcagaaaatggaaaagatgCGGGAAGAGCTTTATTTCCCTCAATGCTCTACTATCACCAACAAAAACAGCTTTGACATGTTGCCACGGTGACACAAAGAAGAGGAAGTTAAACCTATTCTTGGACAATACGGCCATCTATAACTGTGTCACAGCAAATTTCAACATGCTGCGTTTGAACTCAATGTTGTGTAAGAGAAATAACAGCAAATTACTCAGTCCGCAATTATCTTAACCACAGGCAgcattcatgtcttttttttcttctttttttttttttttacacatctgGAAGAGAGTGTTTTAGCACTCCCGCTTCCTAATATGAGACAGTCAACAAAGCAGTGTGTAAGAGGAAGTGAGGGACAGAATGAACACAGGTCTGTTTGTGTAGTTAAAATCATGGGGGGGGCGGGGGTGAGGACACACAACAGTAGACTATTTTAAGCAgggagacagaaaataaatacaaaatcagTGAGGCTGCGTTGCTCACTGACCTCGGTTCAGTTGTGAGTGTTGTAATGAGGCTACTGAGTGGTTACATTGTGTCATATGTCTGGGGTTAGGCCATGTTGTCTGTTTCAGAAAGTGAAAAAAGGGGAAGGTGCTATGAGAGTAGCCACAGTAACTCATGTaaagtcattttcatacagCTGGCCCTGGGCAataacaccaccaccaccactactgaGTGCATAATGAGTAGGAAATGCCATTACATGCAAGCTCTCCCATCAGGGTTGCCTGAGGCTCCCAAACTGGAAGGCTAACTGAAATGCACAACATGACTTTATATACAAGACTTTGAATTGCAGGGCTaaatttttataattttgtattaattgaactaataatacattcatttttatctaGGCTTCGGTCATACCTGCACAACAGGGTGTCCTCCTGTGGGCGCTTTGACAGCACCCCTGCTTCCCTCTGTCTCATAGTGAGCTCTGTGGTGCGGCTTGGGCTGCACATCAATGTGGAGGTCATACTGTTCTGTGCGAGTGGGCATCGGCCATTCCAGCGGGGGGAGAGAAGCCACTGGGATGCTACAGAACACAAAGAATATAAAGTGGAtataaatcatgaaaataaataaataaataaaatgatgattggAATATGGAAATGTatcttgtgtgcatgtgttaacCAAAAGCAATCAGTCTTGCTAATTTACCTGCAGAAGCTGGACACCAGCGGCTTGGGCCAGATTTGGGGGATAACAAAGTAAGGCTCTGTAGCAGGTTTGGGTTTCATGTCCTGTTCACAGGACACCAAGAAGTTCCCTTCTCCATGGTTCTCTGGATACAGAGTGTAAACCTGGTTGGACGTCTTGACTATTTTGGTTGGCACCAGACCTGGCTGATTGGTGCCAAAACCATTGATGGCTTCAACAAGGGTGTTGTGTTGATAGTGGGCCCCTATGTTGTGATCTTCGTGGCCACTGTGGGGGGACGGACTGCGGGAGCGGTGCCCAGGGACTAACGCTGGATTCCTGTACATGTCGTAGGTGCGTTTGCCCTGTGGGGAAGTGGAGCGGGAGCCAGGCCTGGAGGAGGGCGAACGGGGGCCCAGGCAGCCGTCCTCAGCTAGGCTGGTGCGAGGAGATGTGCCCGGGGAGGTGCGCGGGGAGCCAGTGTGGATATTCTGTAATCGGGGGCAGAGGTCTCCGGGGTTCTGGCCGCTGCTGGGGGACACACAAGGAGAAGCCCAGGGGGAGTAGTTCTCCGAGTGCCAGCTGGTGGAGGAGTTGCTGCTGGCGGGACTCAGACACTGGGGCTCACGGTAGGCAAGGTTGTCATGGCCAGGAACAGTGAGGGTGGGTCTGGGGCTAATGTTCAGTTGGTGGTTCTGCAGGGAGTCCCGGCCATGGTTGTAGGGAAGGGAGGGGGTGATTTCGATCCGTGGGCTCAGAGCCAGGCCTGCAGGACGGGTACTGTCCAGGTAGTTTCTGGCCTCCTGGTTGTCATATCCTGGTAGAACCTCAGTGTTGTGCTCACTGTAGGAGGGACTACAGGACTTGATGCCGTATGGAGAGGCCTCCTCCAGAGGGAAAGCCTGCTCAGACTGAGGGCTGAGGACTTTATGAGATGCAAGGTTGGGGTCATCTGCAGgggaagaaagacaaaaacCCATTACCATACAACATTCGAAAAACATGcttaaaaagtgttttcagagtcatttattcaaaacataattaaatttaaacacaaatattaatgTGCATCTCTTTAAATGACACCAATAATTTCCACTGCAGACAAATGTCTTGCTTTTAAgtattttcaaagtaaaagtaaaCGTCCATTCTCAACTTTTCTCATCTGAATGAAACACACATCTGTCAGGTGATCACAAACGCTTCTTCATACTGACATCTTCTCTCACATGACTATTACATGTCTGAACCCTCATGAAGCATGTCGtatttacttcctgttttgttgtttgatttACACCTACAACAACTTCACAAGCCATATATTATATCTGagacaaccaaaacaaaaaaggaagagagcGAGAGGAGTGAACGCTGGCTGCCAGACAAGCCTCGGACAAACCTTGATGTCCCCCAGCAAAGTCGCTGCAAGGTGGTTCATATTCAAACAAGTACTCAAACTCCAAATCCTCATCAGGGCAGTTGACTCGACTGAGCTCTTCCTCCAAATCTTTCTCGTCGTAAAAAGAGGTCATCTGTCTAAAtttctctctaaaaaaaaaaaaaaaaaaaaacaggctccTCCGAGTTCAGGCAAAGCGACAGGGACGTGGCAGAGGTGTTGTGGCGCTGATGTGGATTTGGGGAACCTGTTCAAGTGTCAAATGATGCATCGGTGAAGCGCACAAGTTTCCTGTTTCAGCTCGCCGCAGTTATTTTCAGATGAAGGCGGGTCTATTTTCACACTCAACGTTGAATTCT is a window of Scomber scombrus chromosome 10, fScoSco1.1, whole genome shotgun sequence DNA encoding:
- the nfatc2a gene encoding nuclear factor of activated T-cells, cytoplasmic 2; translated protein: MTSFYDEKDLEEELSRVNCPDEDLEFEYLFEYEPPCSDFAGGHQDDPNLASHKVLSPQSEQAFPLEEASPYGIKSCSPSYSEHNTEVLPGYDNQEARNYLDSTRPAGLALSPRIEITPSLPYNHGRDSLQNHQLNISPRPTLTVPGHDNLAYREPQCLSPASSNSSTSWHSENYSPWASPCVSPSSGQNPGDLCPRLQNIHTGSPRTSPGTSPRTSLAEDGCLGPRSPSSRPGSRSTSPQGKRTYDMYRNPALVPGHRSRSPSPHSGHEDHNIGAHYQHNTLVEAINGFGTNQPGLVPTKIVKTSNQVYTLYPENHGEGNFLVSCEQDMKPKPATEPYFVIPQIWPKPLVSSFCSIPVASLPPLEWPMPTRTEQYDLHIDVQPKPHHRAHYETEGSRGAVKAPTGGHPVVQLHGYRGKEPLGLQIFIGTADERILKPHAFYQVHRITGKTVTTTSFEKIIHGTKVLEIPLEPKNNMKAIIDCAGILKLRNADIELRKGETDVGRKNTRVRLVFRVHIPQPGGQHVSLQVASHPIECSQRSAHELPMVEKQDMDSCSVLGGQQMILTGQNFSSDSKVIFTEKNQDGQQIWEMEATVDKDKSQPSMLFVELPSYRETSICHPAKVNFYVINGKRKRSQPQHFTYTPLASPSIKTEPLDEYEADHIGFAMPQIFQGMSPHSYYHNPRAVLHPDNGLVSGMASCQRLSSSLPGQDTRFQQQSPAIVYSRGGKSLSGSPGLYQQTGGMMSDPHRSVLVHTGSPAQSVGPLGAGQHPSIIQFSPNNHLLRAGDHQPLSAAQPDNQQIIYCDAYSPQSANSPTPPLAQAVVTHPQQYPTVIQQQPFVQKGQQKGRAPPGTGQMEAPGDGQRRVTVKEENLDQAYLDDVNEIIRKDLTGVQARGQT